From Patagioenas fasciata isolate bPatFas1 chromosome 23, bPatFas1.hap1, whole genome shotgun sequence:
CCTTTTACCCCCCTCTTTAGCCACCCAGTCGCCATGTTTCTCCCCCATCTTGTGTCCCCCCttgtgtccctcgggtccccttgCTCCCCCCACTTCGTTCCCGCCCTCCCCGCAGAGTCCCCCCACCGGGCAGCCTTCGTGACCCCCAGCGCCGCTTCCCCTCAACAGCAACTTCAACAACAGCTGAAGCCTGCAGGGGGGCCCGAGGGCGGGGGGCGCGAGGGGCCGGGCCCGGCAGACAGCTGGTGACCAGCCTGTGACCAGCCTGTGACCCCCtcgcacgagggtttgcacgagggaCCCGCCCCGGGTGGGGAGCAGCCTCAGAAGGGGATGGCAGCCTTGCTCGAGGACCCAGCCTTGCATGAGGAGCTGGAGTAAAGCAAAGACCTGGACTTGTACGAGGACTCGGACTTGTGCAAGAAACCGGCTACATGTGAGGACCTGGCCTTGCACGAGGGCTCAGCCTTGCACCGTGGGCCGTTCTCACACAAGGACCTCACTTCACACGGGGCCTCAGCCTCGCACGTCGTCCTCCCCTCACATGAGGACCCGGCCTTGCACGTGGACCTGGCCTTGCACAAGGATCCACCCTGAGGCAAAGACCCGGCCTTGCACGAGGACGCAGCCTTGCATAAAGGCCCCTctgagcatccccagctggaCATGGGCCCCTTGTGACCCCCTCACCCCGTGTCGATGTGAGGGCCCTCGTGCCCCCCCCAAAAGCACTGGACCTGAGGGGGGTGGGGGTTCCTCGTGCCCCCCACCCTGGACATGTGGGGGTGGGGGAGACATGGCCTCATTTTGAGCGGAGACCCCACCAAAAGCCATCGGGAGGGCCCCCGTGTCCTTGGCAGCACCGAACCCGGATGAGGAAGGCGGAGTGGGGCTGAACCCCCCAAAACTAAGGGGACATCCCCCCAGCTGACACTTTTGTTGCCAAAATCCCCCACATTCCCTCCCAAAAGAGACACATTTTCCTTGTAATATGGATGTAAATGGACCAGCCCCGCCCACCCATGCAAACGGAGGCACGACGCGGCCCCGTCCCTTGTTCCTTTGCCCCCCCCccgaaaaaacaccccaaaaatggagATGGGGCAAAGGGGGCAAAGGGACAAGgacaccccccctcccctcccaatTTAGGAACCCCCCAGTATTTAGGGACATCCACCCAGGGCTTCAGGATCCCCCCCTGGGATCTGGGGAACCCTCCCCAAGTTTTGCGGACCCCTCCTGGGCTCCGCAACCCTCTCCCCCGAATTTGGGGACCCCCGCAGGGTTTGAGGGGACCCCCCTCAGGGCTTTGGGATCTTCCCTTGGGATCTGGGGAACCCCTCAAGTTTTGGGGATACCTCCCTCAGACTTTGGGGGACCCCTCCAGTATTTACactccccccatattttggggaccCCTTCAAGTTCCCGGTCAAGGGGTGACACAGGGTCCAGCCCCCCCCAGATTTTGGGGTGTCCCTCCCTTATCCTACAACCCACTGGCCACTTGGGGACCCCCACATTTGGGTGGGAGGGGaattttcccccctctcccctgGATCTTGGGGTCTTTCCACCCCCCCACCAAATTCTGCTAAACCAACTTTGGGTCAAGTGCATCAAACCAAAGAAACCGGAGGAACCGCAGGGGATGATGAGGCCACCAAGGGCCACCATGGGCCACCACAGGGAGAGACTCCATGCCTGGaaagctccccaggcagccatcAGGCCCCAGCATGGCAGGGAGGGCATTTGGAGCTGTCAGCCACTACCTGACccccagccaaggccaagccaccgCCTCACCcaatgccccagccccagctgccaacaTTGCTCCTCTTGATGCTGCCCTGCTCACCATGTCAGCTCTTTCTGACCCACTGATGACGCCTCCGGGAAACGTGGAGTCTATGACCAGGAGTCTTTTGCGCAAGCTTGTTAAGGTCTTCTTCAGAGGCTGGGGTGTGGAGATCATCATGTCCCACATGCCCAGGGCAGTCCTGCAGgagagcgctctgtcagcagggcagcctgggccacagcagcgtgtCCGGGCTCAGCGCTGCAGGCTGGTTGGattccctgggcagcagcagaggctgagctggtgctcccgtggggctggcagagcgTGGGGGGCACTGGGCTGGcttgctcagctgtggctgctgcgggcctggctgaccccctgcgctggaaagcgtggtgggatggagggtcctgctcctcgggggtGTCCTGCAGTATTCCTTGGCTCTGTGCCCCTCTCCCCACAGTGAACAAGCCCTCATGGCTTTTGGGGCCAGTACCATCCCAATATTTGCCCCCTATCCCATcttttccccccatccccatttctCCACCCCTCCCCTTTTTGCCCCCCATcattgtccccccatccccattccccCACTCTTTGCTCCCCCATCTTTTCCCCCCCATCCAAATATTCGCCCCCATCCCCGTCTCTCCCCCCCCATCTTTCCCCCAATCTTTGTCTCCCCCACCCCAATATTTGTCCCCCATCCCTgcctctccccccagccccattttgcCCCCCATCCCAATattttccccccatccccatctttcCCCCAATCTTtgtctccccatccccatctctccCCCATCGCAATATTTGCCCCCCATCTCCATctttccccccatccccacctctGCCCCCATCCCAATATTTGCCTCCCCCCCATCTTTTCCCCATCCCCTTTTTGTCCCCCATctttgtccccccaccccagtatttgccccctcatccccatctttcccccccatcccccttttGCCCCCCCATCCCAATCTCTCCCCCTCATCCCCACCTTTACCCCCCCAGGCTGGCCACGGGCTGCCCTCCCCCCCCATCAGCTTTGACGTTGAGGCCCCCACGACGTTCCCCATACCCCACTCTGTGGGAGGTACCACTCACCTGGGGGAAGCAACCACTGTACCCTCCCCccacattttatttgttttttagggCAGCTACTTTGGCTCAGATGACCTGAAGGTTTGGGTGCTTCGGTTCTTACAGCAGTGAGTGCCGGGGGTGTCTCATCCCCACTCTTTTCACACCCCCGTTCCCCCAAAACCTCATCCCCTCACCCTTTTCTGTGTCCCCCGCCCCAGCTATTACTCCATCTACGACTCCAGCGGCCGGCAGGGGCTGCTGGATGCGCATCACGACGGCGCCTGCTGCTCCCTCACCATCCCCTTCACCCCCCAGGTGCGCTCGGGAGGTTGTGGAGGGGGTGGGAaacgggacccccccccccccaacacagCCCTGACAGCGCACACCCCAGGAACAGCCTGAACGAGTATTTCAAGGACAGCAGGAACTGGGGGGGGGACATTAATTGGGGGGCACTTTAATGAAGGGAGGGTATGTTGATGGAGGGGCAGGCTAATGGGGTGGCATGTTAATGGGGGAGCAGATTAAGTGGGGGCACGTTAATGAGGAGGTATGTTAATGGAGGGGGTATGTTGATGGGGGGCTATGTTAGTGGGGGGTATGTTAATGAGAGGGCTTGTTAACGGGTGGGCTCGTTAATGCGGGGGACTCATTGGGGGGCTATGTTAATGCAGGGCGCTCATTAATGGGGGACTCGGTAATGGGGTGACATGTTAATGAAGGGGGCTTGTTAGTGGGGGGACACGTTAATGGGGGAGTACGTTACTGGGGGACATGTTGATGAGGGGATATGTTAATGGAGGGATATGTTAATGGAGGGGCAAATTAATGGGGGGGTTCTCAGCCTTCCCCCCCAGCCATGCGCTTCAAGCTCCTCAGACCCTCCCGCGGGATTTTGGCGGCGATAAGAAAAACGGGGACGGGGTTTTTAGCCGGGCCGAGGGGGAAATGGGTTTAACGGCGAGATTTAGACCAGAACTAAAGAAGAGGTTCTTAGAACTAAGGAAGAAATGTTCCAATGTGTTTTGAGAGAGATTTAGACCTAAAGTTCTTAGATCTAAGGAAGGATTTTTTCCCCCGTTGCCCCACCTTTCCCCTCCAGTTTCCCCCCGTTCCGCTGTTTTCCCCCCCGTTTCcatccccattttcccccccggtttcccccatttccccccatttccaggCTGTGCATCGTGAACTGGGAGCTGTTTGCCCGCCCCGCCCCCAGCGAGGAGCCGTGCCCGGGGCTCCCGGCACCCGCGCCATCCCCGCGCCCCATGCCCCCTTgacacggggacccccaaacccatcctccatcccccccGAAACTGAGACCCCTCAAACTCACCCTCTTACCCTCCCAGGTGCCTGCAGGACAACGACGGGCAGGTCTCAACACAGCTcaaggtgggtttggggggcggtcccctcattttgcaggacATGGGGATACcagtggggttggggacatggggacactggtggggacatGAGGGcattggtggggacatggggacaccactggggttggggacactggtggggacactggtggggacatggggacactgggcggAGCCGCCCCCCCACTTCTCTTGCAGATGGAAGGCAAGATCCCAGAGGTGGCGTTTCTCAGGTGAGCGGCGcctgctccttctccttcccccggCGTTGTATTCCCCAGCGTTTTGTAAATAAATCGAGATATCAATAAAGCGATGCGTTTCAGTTTGGGGTGCGCTGCGCCTTGAAGGGGGGGGTGGGTAAGGGCAGCTTGGCCTCACGTCCGACATAAAGATGGCGGCCGGAAGTAAGCCGGGTGTCCCGGAAGAGACGGCGACAATGGCGGCGCCGCGGGTCCgtgcggcggcggcagcgctggACGCGGCGGTTCCGCGGGACGTCGTTCTGTTCCGCCACGACCGCGACCGCTTCTTCCGCCTGGCCGGGCTGTTCTGCGCCGGGCAGGGGCTGTTCTGGACCTACCTGGCTCATTTCGCCTTCACGGCGCTCCGCCCCGCCGCTGGCCCCGGGCCCGCCGACCCGTTGCGGCCCCGCGATCACAAATGGCGCTTGGGGTTCAGCGCTTCCTGCCTCACCCTCGGTACCGGCGCTGTGGGGagcgggggccgcgccgcgctgACCCCTCGCTCCATTCTCCCCCGTTCCCGTTTCCCCCGCAGGGTCCGTGATCGTGGCGGCAGGTTGTGTGTTCCCGCTGCGCTCCGTTCGCCGGGTGACGCTGCTccgcggcggcgcggccgtgACCATCAGCACCCACGGGCCGCTGGGGCTGGGCCGCGGCGCCACGTTCACCGTCCCGCTCCGCCACGTCTCCTGCCACGCTCACCGCTCCGAGGCTGCGGCCGCCGTCCCAATCAAGGTGCGGGGTCGCCCGTTCTTCTTCCTGCTGGACAAGCGCGGGGGGCAGCTCTGCCACCCCCGGCTCTTCGACATTACCGTGGGCGCTTACCGCAACCTCTAGGGCGGTTTAGTTGTGGGGGGGACCGGGATTGCATGTTGTTCACCCCTGATCACCCCCAAATAAACCCTGAGCCGCTCACACGTCCGTCTGTCCCGTGGGTAGGCCCACCGCAGTTCCACCTTGTTGGGGCCACCGGGGAGCTGCAGATGGTGCTgatgggtttgggggtcctgtgtCCCCTTTCCCAGCCTCATTAGTAGCCCCACCTGATGAAGGTGCAGGGACGCAGGCGTCTGGGACCTCTGCTCAATCTTGACGAACAAATCTCAGCACCCCAAAAAACTTTAGACAGAGATGGGAAACACTGAGATTTATTGGGGCAACCACAATCTGCTCCTGGGCAACCAGATCTTGACATCACGGGACGGACACAGTGATGAACCCTCGGTGCCGCTGGCGGACCGGATTTATTGACCAGTGGATCTGCTACAGCGCTCGGTGGGATCTCAGCGAGGGATGTGGTGATCCGGTGATGCTGGtgatcagagcagcagcagcagcaagcgcTTGTCCCTcggccgccgccgcgctcccggTGGGCGGTGCGGCAGGTGCAGTCGGGGGGTGGCACGGCAGGGGTGCCGGCGCCAAACCGCGTGTCCAAGCTGTTGCCAAAGAAGTCGAGCTCCGCATACGTGCGATGCAGGGACAGCACGGGGCCCTCGGGCAGCACGTTGGTGTTGGCGCCATCACGGTGGATGCCGGGTTGCTCCTTCATCTTCAGCAGCCGCTCTACTGCCACCTACAAGGCGAATGGTGGTGGGACTGGGGGGCGCGCAGCCAAACGGGGGATCCCCCCCAACAGCCCAATTGGGGATTTCCCCAACAGCCAAACTGGGGTCCCCCCGGCGCGGCGGCGCTCACCGGGATGGCACCGTACACCTTGTGCCCGTCAGCCTTGACCTGCATGTTGGACGCCAAGCAGTTGTCCAGCACAGCCTGTAGGTTGGCCCAGTAGGCGGGGAGGTGCAGGTAGAGCACACGCTCAAGCGcctgcggacagacggacagatggACAAATTGTGGGGAGTGGCATTAGGTCTTTAAGGGTTAGGTCTTCAAGTGTTTTCTTTAAGGGTTAGCTCTTTAAGGGTTAGCTAATTAGTTCCCTGTATCAACGGGACCCAAAAGCCAGCGCCGGGGGGAGGTGGGCGGGGGGGCAACTCCGGGCGGAACAGTTGTGTCGGGTCCCGCTTCCGCTGGGAGGCGAATGTGAGTGAACTGCTGGCGGAAGTGCCGAGGGAAGGAAGGTGCCCCGGACCACTTCCGCCCGCAGTTGGGCTGGTAATGCGGCCGCGGGAGGAGCGAACCCTTAGAGAGCTAACACTCCGTGCACTGAGCCTTCTGCAGCGCCAGCAGCGTGTGCTGCACAGGCCGTTCACCGCCCCGCCGTGCATCCTGCGCGGGGTGGAAAAAACGCTGAAATCCTGTGGGTTTGGGCGGGTTTCGCCGAAAAAAAGGAGGGATGCGCACCAGAAGATGCGGCTGAGCAGCACGGCGGCGTAGTTGCGCAGCGGCCAGTGGTCATTGAGCGGGTTGATGGGGGCGGCCAGCGGCTCCAGCATGCAGTAAATGACGCTGGAGCTCAGGCTGCTCACGTAGGGGCCCAGGAACAGGAAGGGGTTGTGGAGGGGGCCGTGGGCCATGTGGAGGACGCGGTGAAGCTGAGGGAGATCATGGCTGATGGATTTGACCTGCgagtggggggacccaggagttcaaggggacacaggagttcgggggggaccccaTCACTTGCCCCGCGCTCAGCCTGCTGACCACATAGGCGAAATACGGCAGGAGGGCAGCGGTCTTGGTGTTGCTCGGCAGGTCCTGCAGGGccacctggggatggggacacccagtgGAGGTGCTGGGGATtgtggggggcttgggggtgtcCATATTACACTCACCTTCATGAGCTGCGCGTCGTCGCCCAGCATGGCGTGGGTGATGTGGTGGTAGAACTTGAGGAGGTCGTCGCTCAGCATGGACACGGCGCTGGGgactgcagggattgggggtgtcaCCCCAAAATGGGGCATAAAATCAGAGATAATGTCAGGGGTTGCATTGGTCAAATGGgatcaaaatggtgccagaatcacttCAGGgtcaaaatgtcactaaaatcaccttcatgttaaaatgtcactaaaatcacctcagggtcaaaatgtcactaaaatcacctcagggtcaaaatgtcactaaaatatggggacaatgggggcgatggggtgGACGATGTGGGATGATATGGGGACGATAGGAGGCAATGGGGACGATATGGGAtgacgggggacaatgggggcaatagGGACGATGAAAGGAAAATGGTTGTGGCAACACTcagattttaattacatttttgatTTGCGAGTCTCAGCACAGGCTGTCTGAGCCCTGGGGTTCCCGCACCCCAGCTTCTGAGATCCGGCGGTCGGCCGAGCATCTGCATGAGGACAAAAAacatccccatccctgcaggaAACGAGCGGGGGCGGCAACAACCGAGCGTTACTGGAGAGAGCCgaagaggaggaggggagagccgagcgcttccgaacggcgccgaagagtgggcggggacacccgagctcttccgaacggcgccgaagcgCGGGCGGGGACAGCCGAGCTCTTCCGAACGACGCCGAAGCGcgggcggggacacccgagctcttccgaacggcgccgaagcgCGGGCGGGGACAGCCGAGctcttccgaacggcgccgaagcgCGGGCGGGGACAGCCGAGctcttccgaacggcgccgaagcgCGGGCGGGGACAGCCGAGctcttccgaacggcgccgaagcgcgggcggggacacccgagctcttccgaacggcgccgaagcgcgggcggggacacccgagcgcttccgaacgacGCCGAAGCGcgggcggggacacccgagcgcttccgaacgacGCCGAAGCGcgggcggggacacccgagcgcttccgaacggcgccgaagcgcgggcggggacacccgagctcttccgaacggcgccgaagcgCGGGCGGGGACAGCCGAGctcttccgaacggcgccgaagcgCGGGCGGGGACAGCCGAGctcttccgaacggcgccgaagcgcgggcggggacacccgagcgcttccgaacggcgccgaagcgcgggcggggacacccgagcgcttccgaacggcgccgaagccTTCGCGGAAACACCCGAAGCAGCGGGGAAGCCGGGAAGATGGAGACGCCGGGTTCGGATCCCCCGTGCGGCCTctgcggagccgccgccgccccgtaCACCTGCCCGCGCTGCAACCGCCGCCTCTGCTCCCTCCGCTGCTACCGCGCCCATGGCGGCTGCTCCGAAGCTTTTTACCGCGAGCAGGTGCTGCAAACCTTGCGTTCCGACCGGGGTCCCCCGCCGGCTCTCCCCGGCCTGGGGGCCGCCTTGAGGCAGCCGCGCCAGCTACGCGAGGCCGAGGCTTCAGCGGGGCGCGCAGGCCGCGGAGTGTGGGGCTCGCTCAGCGCGGTGGAacgagctgctttccagcggttGATCCGCACGGGGGAGGTGGCAAAACTGATTCCGGCGTGGAGACCGTGGTGGTGGCGCCGAAATAAAGGTAAAAACGAGGATAAATATGAACAtaaagatgaggatgaagatgaggatgagccGCAAATTGCTCCACCACCCACCATCCCCTCATCCATCCCCGCACTGAGCTCCTTCCCGGCACCTCCGCCGTCCCCATTGCTGCGTTTCCAGCTGCCCAACGTCCTCTTTGGCTACGTCTTCGCCTGGAGCCTCCACGGAGGGGACGAGTCGCTGGTGCCAGAGCTGCCGGGCGCCGCCATCGACGTGGCAGCCGCGCTTAGGACGCGCCGGGCATTCGGATCCACCGCCCAGGCCCTTCGAGCCGCCCGGGACGATGCGAAGGGCGCCGGGTACCCAACGGGCCCCTTGGGAGATGCTGGGACGGTCCTGGCTGTGGCGGAGCTGCTGGAGGGGCCTGGGGACGATAGCGATAATTACACCCCAAATAACGCCGCTAATTACAACAATAATTATGTAATCGCGGCTCTGGCTCACCTGGAGCAGCTGTTGAGCCGGGGACGACGTAATTTGGATGGTAACGAGCGCCAAACGTTCGTTAACGCGCAGAGGAAGTGCCGCTTCCTAATGAGCTGGAGCCAGGAGGCACCAATGGGGACGATGGTGGAGCTGGCAAGGGAGACGAGGGAGGTCGTTAATGAGCTAATTAGCGCTAATGAGGCTATGGGGCAGCAGGAGATCTTTAGTGCTAATGAGGGGAGGGGCAGGCGGCTGATTGAGGAGCTGGATTGAGGTTAATGAGGTCAT
This genomic window contains:
- the LOC136111289 gene encoding uncharacterized protein isoform X1, whose product is MSDVRPSCPYPPPPSRRSAPQTETHRFIDISIYLQNAGEYNAGGRRRSRRRSPEKRHLWDLAFHLQEKWGGGSAQCPHVPTSVPTSVPNPSGVPMSPPMPSCPHQCPHVPNPTGIPMSCKMRGPPPKPTLSCVETCPSLSCRHLGGTALGMWDMMISTPQPLKKTLTSLRKRLLVIDSTFPGGVISGSERADMHQHGRGGSDVVHTSDPGEDRKPVTQQTPEQTVVQADLLGHRLGLHPLLGRDLPKTRLDRLWGDLSAVILLLLLLQLMGLHEFLSEDSEDEDGIGSYEHTDDNAPVPKNSPETVGRMTAGGVKAPGKTHILSQKEPVSRTSKAVCKNIISPFFLNTTLNFNQCSLV
- the LOC136111289 gene encoding uncharacterized protein isoform X2, producing the protein MSDVRPSCPYPPPPSRRSAPQTETHRFIDISIYLQNAGEYNAGGRRRSRRRSPEKRHLWDLAFHLQEKWGGGSAQCPHVPTSVPTSVPNPSGVPMSPPMPSCPHQCPHVPNPTGIPMSCKMRGPPPKPTLSCVETCPSLSCRHLGGTALGMWDMMISTPQPLKKTLTSLRKRLLVIDSTFPGGVISGSERADMHQHGRGGSDVVHTSDPGEDRKPVTQQTPEQTVVQADLLGHRLGLHPLLGRDLPKTRLDRLWGDLSAVILLLLLLQLMGLHEFLSEDSEDEDGIGSYGKKTAGPRAVPHRGAQPQQCRHQEEGPGLLPKHGGPVENKEQLHCCVCSEEALAPL
- the TMEM223 gene encoding transmembrane protein 223 — protein: MAAGSKPGVPEETATMAAPRVRAAAAALDAAVPRDVVLFRHDRDRFFRLAGLFCAGQGLFWTYLAHFAFTALRPAAGPGPADPLRPRDHKWRLGFSASCLTLGSVIVAAGCVFPLRSVRRVTLLRGGAAVTISTHGPLGLGRGATFTVPLRHVSCHAHRSEAAAAVPIKVRGRPFFFLLDKRGGQLCHPRLFDITVGAYRNL
- the LOC136111289 gene encoding uncharacterized protein isoform X3 → MPHFGVTPPIPAVPSAVSMLSDDLLKFYHHITHAMLGDDAQLMKALERVLYLHLPAYWANLQAVLDNCLASNMQVKADGHKVYGAIPVAVERLLKMKEQPGIHRDGANTNVLPEGPVLSLHRTYAELDFFGNSLDTRFGAGTPAVPPPDCTCRTAHRERGGGRGTSACCCCCSDHQHHRITTSLAEIPPSAVADPLVNKSGPPAAPRVHHCVRPVMSRSGCPGADCGCPNKSQCFPSLSKVFWGAEICSSRLSRGPRRLRPCTFIRWGY
- the ZNHIT2 gene encoding zinc finger HIT domain-containing protein 2 yields the protein METPGSDPPCGLCGAAAAPYTCPRCNRRLCSLRCYRAHGGCSEAFYREQVLQTLRSDRGPPPALPGLGAALRQPRQLREAEASAGRAGRGVWGSLSAVERAAFQRLIRTGEVAKLIPAWRPWWWRRNKGKNEDKYEHKDEDEDEDEPQIAPPPTIPSSIPALSSFPAPPPSPLLRFQLPNVLFGYVFAWSLHGGDESLVPELPGAAIDVAAALRTRRAFGSTAQALRAARDDAKGAGYPTGPLGDAGTVLAVAELLEGPGDDSDNYTPNNAANYNNNYVIAALAHLEQLLSRGRRNLDGNERQTFVNAQRKCRFLMSWSQEAPMGTMVELARETREVVNELISANEAMGQQEIFSANEGRGRRLIEELD